In the Hallerella porci genome, one interval contains:
- a CDS encoding DUF5915 domain-containing protein: MFSAHGHRGGERPKKEELNVREMKFIEDETKLVQLSAKPNFLAIKAKGPDYAKNMKVISAKLNSLSVDEIKALQAGETIKFDFGEVGADYLMLNRIVADGMAVEANQHFTVALDLKITDELRRACVARELVNRIQNRRKNQNYAITDKIEVTLFSASDVFKQAVAENEAYIAGETQAVKIAWAASADGLEANDADGEAFSFTTVKA, from the coding sequence TTGTTTAGTGCGCATGGCCACCGAGGTGGGGAACGCCCCAAAAAAGAAGAACTCAATGTTCGCGAAATGAAGTTCATAGAAGACGAGACGAAACTCGTACAGCTCTCCGCCAAGCCGAACTTCCTCGCCATCAAGGCGAAGGGCCCGGATTACGCGAAGAACATGAAGGTGATTTCCGCCAAGCTGAATTCGCTGAGCGTCGATGAAATCAAGGCTCTCCAGGCTGGCGAGACGATTAAGTTCGACTTCGGTGAAGTTGGTGCAGACTACCTGATGCTCAACCGCATCGTGGCCGACGGCATGGCAGTAGAAGCCAATCAGCACTTCACCGTGGCTCTAGACCTGAAGATCACGGACGAACTCCGCCGCGCCTGCGTGGCCCGCGAACTCGTGAACCGCATCCAGAACCGCCGTAAGAACCAGAACTACGCCATCACCGACAAGATCGAAGTGACGCTGTTCTCTGCAAGCGACGTGTTCAAGCAGGCTGTCGCCGAGAATGAAGCTTACATCGCCGGAGAGACGCAGGCTGTGAAGATTGCTTGGGCTGCAAGTGCCGATGGCCTCGAAGCTAATGATGCTGATGGAGAGGCTTTCAGCTTTACGACGGTTAAGGCTTAA